A part of Gossypium hirsutum isolate 1008001.06 chromosome A07, Gossypium_hirsutum_v2.1, whole genome shotgun sequence genomic DNA contains:
- the LOC107929918 gene encoding LRR receptor-like serine/threonine-protein kinase ERECTA isoform X1, translating into MAEQNGREFFNFICEMMTSVFHLEFVFLVSLFCLGFAFVDSEDGTTLLEIKKSFKDVDNVLYDWTDTPSSDYCVWRGVTCDNVTFNVVALNLSGLNLDGEISTAIGKLKDLVTIDLRGNRLSGQIPDEIGDCSSLKSLDLSFNELYGDMPFSISKLRQLEFLVLKNNQLIGPIPSTLSQIPNLKVLDLSQNKLSGEIPRLIYWNEVLQYLGLRGNNLVGTLSPDMCQLTGLWYFDVRNNSLTGNIPQNIGNCTAFQVLDLSYNQLTGEIPFNIGFLQVATLSLQGNRLSGKIPSVIGLMQALAVLDLSCNKLSGPIPPILGNLTYTEKLYLHGNQLTGSIPPELGNMTKLHYLELNDNHLTGLIPPELGKLTELFDLNVANNHLEGPIPENLSSCTNLNSLNVHGNKLNGTIPPAFERLESMTYLNLSSNDIKGFIAIELSRIGNLDTLDISDNKISGSIPSSLGDLEHLLKLNLSRNNLTGVIPAEFGNLRSVLEIDLSNNHLSGIIPRELAQLQDLYSLRIENNNLSGDLMSLINCISLTNLNVSHNNLAGDIPTSNNFSRFSPDSFIGNPGLCGYWLSSTCHGSHPTERVSISKAAILGIALGALVILLMILIAACRPHNPTPFPDGSLDKPVTYSRPKLVILHMNMALHVYEDIMRVTENLSEKYIIGSGASSTVYKCVLKNCRPVAIKRLYSHYPQCLKEFETELETIGSIKHRNLVSLQGYSLSPSRNLLFYDYMENGSLWDLLHVSTKKKVLSWTIRLKIALGAAQGLAYLHHDCSPRIIHRDVKSSNILLDKDLEAHLTDFGIAKSLCISKSHTSTYVMGTIGYIDPEYARTSRLTEKSDVYSYGIVLLELLTGRKPVDNESSLHHLILSKAANDAVMETIDPEITATCKDLGAVKKVFQLALLCTKRHPSDRPTMHEVTRVLGSLMPLEPPAKQPTTIPPAPLSSTKVTSYMDEYANLKTPHLVNCPSMSTSDAQLFINFGEVISRNSE; encoded by the exons ATGGCAGAGCAAAATGGCAGAGAGTTTTTTAACTTTATAT GTGAAATGATGACATCGGTATTTCATTTGGAGTTTGTCTTCTTGGTTTCTCTCTTTTGTTTGGGTTTTGCTTTTGTGGATTCTGAAGATG GAACAACACTGTTGGAGATAAAGAAGTCTTTTAAAGATGTGGACAATGTTCTATATGACTGGACAGATACACCATCTTCAGATTACTGTGTTTGGAGAGGGGTCACTTGTGACAATGTGACCTTCAATGTCGTAGCACT TAATCTGTCAGGTTTAAATCTTGATGGGGAAATCTCAACAGCTATTGGAAAGCTCAAGGACCTTGTTACAAT CGACCTTAGAGGAAATCGTTTGTCTGGTCAAATACCGGACGAGATTGGAGACTGTTCATCATTGAAAAGCCT GGACCTGTCTTTTAATGAGTTATATGGAGACATGCCATTTTCGATATCAAAACTGAGGCAACTGGAATTCCT AGTTCTGAAAAACAATCAGTTAATTGGACCGATACCTTCAACATTGTCGCAGATTCCAAACTTGAAAGTTCT GGACCTATCACAAAATAAACTGAGTGGAGAAATACCAAGGCTTATCTATTGGAACGAAGTGTTACAGTATCT TGGTTTGCGAGGAAACAATCTGGTAGGTACACTCTCTCCAGACATGTGCCAGCTAACTGGTTTGTGGTACTT TGATGTGAGAAACAACAGTTTAACTGGTAACATCCCTCAGAATATAGGCAACTGCACAGCTTTCCAGGTCTT GGACTTGTCATACAACCAGCTAACCGGGGAAATTCCTTTCAATATTGGGTTCTTGCAAGTAGCTACATT ATCTTTGCAAGGTAATCGTCTTTCTGGGAAGATTCCATCTGTTATTGGCCTTATGCAAGCACTTGCTGTATT AGATTTAAGCTGCAACAAGTTAAGTGGACCCATCCCTCCCATCTTAGGGAATCTGACCTACACAGAAAAATT ATATTTGCATGGTAACCAACTGACTGGATCAATTCCTCCTGAGCTGGGAAATATGACAAAGCTTCACTACTT GGAGCTGAATGATAATCATCTTACAGGACTTATTCCGCCTGAGCTAGGGAAGCTAACAGAACTGTTTGATCT AAATGTTGCCAACAACCATCTTGAAGGGCCTATTCCTGAAAATCTTAGCTCCTGTACAAATCTCAACAGCCT CAATGTGCATGGAAACAAGTTGAATGGAACCATTCCACCTGCTTTTGAAAGGCTAGAGAGTATGACTTATTT GAATCTCTCCTCGAATGATATCAAGGGTTTTATAGCAATTGAGCTTTCACGTATCGGGAATTTGGATACATT GGACATTTCTGACAACAAAATTAGTGGCTCCATTCCTTCATCCCTCGGTGATTTGGAACACCTTCTGAAGCT GAATTTAAGCAGAAATAATTTGACCGGAGTCATTCCAGCAGAATTTGGTAACCTAAGAAGCGTTTTAGAAAT AGACCTTTCAAATAATCATCTCTCAGGCATTATTCCTCGGGAACTTGCACAGCTTCAGGACTTGTACTCATT GAGAATAGAAAACAATAATTTATCCGGAGATTTGATGTCACTGATCAACTGTATTAGTCTTACCAACTT GAATGTATCCCATAACAATCTTGCAGGTGATATTCCCACAAGCAATAACTTTTCAAGATTCTCACCAGACAG TTTCATTGGAAATCCCGGGCTCTGTGGCTATTGGCTTTCTTCTACATGCCATGGGTCTCATCCCACGGAAAGAG TTTCAATCTCTAAAGCTGCAATCCTCGGCATTGCACTTGGTGCTCTTGTGATTCTTCTAATGATCTTGATTGCCGCATGTCGCCCGCACAATCCTACACCTTTTCCAGATGGATCACTGGATAAGCCAG TTACTTACTCAAGACCGAAATTGGTGATCCTTCACATGAATATGGCACTTCATGTATACGAGGACATTATGAGGGTGACTGAGAATCTGAGTGAGAAGTATATAATTGGTAGTGGTGCATCAAGCACGGTCTACAAATGTGTTCTTAAGAATTGTAGGCCAGTTGCCATCAAGAGGCTCTACTCTCACTATCCACAATGCTTGAAGGAATTCGAGACAGAACTCGAGACAATTGGGAGTATTAAGCACCGAAATCTGGTCAGCCTTCAAGGGTATTCTCTCTCCCCGTCTCGGAACCTTCTCTTCTATGACTATATGGAAAATGGCAGTCTCTGGGATCTCCTCCATG TTTCTACCAAGAAGAAAGTTCTCAGTTGGACCATTCGATTGAAGATTGCACTGGGAGCTGCACAAGGGTTAGCGTATTTACATCATGACTGTAGTCCACGAATCATCCACAGGGATGtgaagtcatcaaatattttgttGGACAAGGATTTAGAGGCTCATCTTACCGATTTTGGCATTGCTAAAAGCTTATGCATATCAAAGTCTCACACTTCTACATACGTAATGGGCACCATTGGTTATATAGACCCTGAATATGCTCGCACTTCTCGCTTGACTGAGAAATCTGATGTTTACAGCTATGGGATTGTTCTACTTGAGTTACTAACTGGAAGGAAACCTGTAGACAATGAATCCAGTCTTCATCATCTG ATTCTGTCAAAGGCTGCTAATGATGCCGTCATGGAAACCATTGATCCGGAGATCACTGCAACTTGCAAAGATCTTGGAGCTGTTAAGAAAGTTTTTCAGCTTGCCCTTCTATGCACCAAGAGACACCCATCGGATCGACCAACAATGCATGAAGTGACACGAGTTCTAGGAAGCCTAATGCCATTGGAACCCCCAGCAAAGCAACCAACCACAATCCCACCGGCACCACTTTCATCTACCAAGGTCACTTCTTACATGGATGAGTATGCAAATCTCAAGACTCCACACTTAGTCAATTGCCCATCTATGAGTACCTCAGATGCACAACTTTTCATCAACTTTGGAGAGGTTATATCTCGAAACAGTGAGTGA
- the LOC107929918 gene encoding LRR receptor-like serine/threonine-protein kinase ERECTA isoform X2: protein MMTSVFHLEFVFLVSLFCLGFAFVDSEDGTTLLEIKKSFKDVDNVLYDWTDTPSSDYCVWRGVTCDNVTFNVVALNLSGLNLDGEISTAIGKLKDLVTIDLRGNRLSGQIPDEIGDCSSLKSLDLSFNELYGDMPFSISKLRQLEFLVLKNNQLIGPIPSTLSQIPNLKVLDLSQNKLSGEIPRLIYWNEVLQYLGLRGNNLVGTLSPDMCQLTGLWYFDVRNNSLTGNIPQNIGNCTAFQVLDLSYNQLTGEIPFNIGFLQVATLSLQGNRLSGKIPSVIGLMQALAVLDLSCNKLSGPIPPILGNLTYTEKLYLHGNQLTGSIPPELGNMTKLHYLELNDNHLTGLIPPELGKLTELFDLNVANNHLEGPIPENLSSCTNLNSLNVHGNKLNGTIPPAFERLESMTYLNLSSNDIKGFIAIELSRIGNLDTLDISDNKISGSIPSSLGDLEHLLKLNLSRNNLTGVIPAEFGNLRSVLEIDLSNNHLSGIIPRELAQLQDLYSLRIENNNLSGDLMSLINCISLTNLNVSHNNLAGDIPTSNNFSRFSPDSFIGNPGLCGYWLSSTCHGSHPTERVSISKAAILGIALGALVILLMILIAACRPHNPTPFPDGSLDKPVTYSRPKLVILHMNMALHVYEDIMRVTENLSEKYIIGSGASSTVYKCVLKNCRPVAIKRLYSHYPQCLKEFETELETIGSIKHRNLVSLQGYSLSPSRNLLFYDYMENGSLWDLLHVSTKKKVLSWTIRLKIALGAAQGLAYLHHDCSPRIIHRDVKSSNILLDKDLEAHLTDFGIAKSLCISKSHTSTYVMGTIGYIDPEYARTSRLTEKSDVYSYGIVLLELLTGRKPVDNESSLHHLILSKAANDAVMETIDPEITATCKDLGAVKKVFQLALLCTKRHPSDRPTMHEVTRVLGSLMPLEPPAKQPTTIPPAPLSSTKVTSYMDEYANLKTPHLVNCPSMSTSDAQLFINFGEVISRNSE from the exons ATGATGACATCGGTATTTCATTTGGAGTTTGTCTTCTTGGTTTCTCTCTTTTGTTTGGGTTTTGCTTTTGTGGATTCTGAAGATG GAACAACACTGTTGGAGATAAAGAAGTCTTTTAAAGATGTGGACAATGTTCTATATGACTGGACAGATACACCATCTTCAGATTACTGTGTTTGGAGAGGGGTCACTTGTGACAATGTGACCTTCAATGTCGTAGCACT TAATCTGTCAGGTTTAAATCTTGATGGGGAAATCTCAACAGCTATTGGAAAGCTCAAGGACCTTGTTACAAT CGACCTTAGAGGAAATCGTTTGTCTGGTCAAATACCGGACGAGATTGGAGACTGTTCATCATTGAAAAGCCT GGACCTGTCTTTTAATGAGTTATATGGAGACATGCCATTTTCGATATCAAAACTGAGGCAACTGGAATTCCT AGTTCTGAAAAACAATCAGTTAATTGGACCGATACCTTCAACATTGTCGCAGATTCCAAACTTGAAAGTTCT GGACCTATCACAAAATAAACTGAGTGGAGAAATACCAAGGCTTATCTATTGGAACGAAGTGTTACAGTATCT TGGTTTGCGAGGAAACAATCTGGTAGGTACACTCTCTCCAGACATGTGCCAGCTAACTGGTTTGTGGTACTT TGATGTGAGAAACAACAGTTTAACTGGTAACATCCCTCAGAATATAGGCAACTGCACAGCTTTCCAGGTCTT GGACTTGTCATACAACCAGCTAACCGGGGAAATTCCTTTCAATATTGGGTTCTTGCAAGTAGCTACATT ATCTTTGCAAGGTAATCGTCTTTCTGGGAAGATTCCATCTGTTATTGGCCTTATGCAAGCACTTGCTGTATT AGATTTAAGCTGCAACAAGTTAAGTGGACCCATCCCTCCCATCTTAGGGAATCTGACCTACACAGAAAAATT ATATTTGCATGGTAACCAACTGACTGGATCAATTCCTCCTGAGCTGGGAAATATGACAAAGCTTCACTACTT GGAGCTGAATGATAATCATCTTACAGGACTTATTCCGCCTGAGCTAGGGAAGCTAACAGAACTGTTTGATCT AAATGTTGCCAACAACCATCTTGAAGGGCCTATTCCTGAAAATCTTAGCTCCTGTACAAATCTCAACAGCCT CAATGTGCATGGAAACAAGTTGAATGGAACCATTCCACCTGCTTTTGAAAGGCTAGAGAGTATGACTTATTT GAATCTCTCCTCGAATGATATCAAGGGTTTTATAGCAATTGAGCTTTCACGTATCGGGAATTTGGATACATT GGACATTTCTGACAACAAAATTAGTGGCTCCATTCCTTCATCCCTCGGTGATTTGGAACACCTTCTGAAGCT GAATTTAAGCAGAAATAATTTGACCGGAGTCATTCCAGCAGAATTTGGTAACCTAAGAAGCGTTTTAGAAAT AGACCTTTCAAATAATCATCTCTCAGGCATTATTCCTCGGGAACTTGCACAGCTTCAGGACTTGTACTCATT GAGAATAGAAAACAATAATTTATCCGGAGATTTGATGTCACTGATCAACTGTATTAGTCTTACCAACTT GAATGTATCCCATAACAATCTTGCAGGTGATATTCCCACAAGCAATAACTTTTCAAGATTCTCACCAGACAG TTTCATTGGAAATCCCGGGCTCTGTGGCTATTGGCTTTCTTCTACATGCCATGGGTCTCATCCCACGGAAAGAG TTTCAATCTCTAAAGCTGCAATCCTCGGCATTGCACTTGGTGCTCTTGTGATTCTTCTAATGATCTTGATTGCCGCATGTCGCCCGCACAATCCTACACCTTTTCCAGATGGATCACTGGATAAGCCAG TTACTTACTCAAGACCGAAATTGGTGATCCTTCACATGAATATGGCACTTCATGTATACGAGGACATTATGAGGGTGACTGAGAATCTGAGTGAGAAGTATATAATTGGTAGTGGTGCATCAAGCACGGTCTACAAATGTGTTCTTAAGAATTGTAGGCCAGTTGCCATCAAGAGGCTCTACTCTCACTATCCACAATGCTTGAAGGAATTCGAGACAGAACTCGAGACAATTGGGAGTATTAAGCACCGAAATCTGGTCAGCCTTCAAGGGTATTCTCTCTCCCCGTCTCGGAACCTTCTCTTCTATGACTATATGGAAAATGGCAGTCTCTGGGATCTCCTCCATG TTTCTACCAAGAAGAAAGTTCTCAGTTGGACCATTCGATTGAAGATTGCACTGGGAGCTGCACAAGGGTTAGCGTATTTACATCATGACTGTAGTCCACGAATCATCCACAGGGATGtgaagtcatcaaatattttgttGGACAAGGATTTAGAGGCTCATCTTACCGATTTTGGCATTGCTAAAAGCTTATGCATATCAAAGTCTCACACTTCTACATACGTAATGGGCACCATTGGTTATATAGACCCTGAATATGCTCGCACTTCTCGCTTGACTGAGAAATCTGATGTTTACAGCTATGGGATTGTTCTACTTGAGTTACTAACTGGAAGGAAACCTGTAGACAATGAATCCAGTCTTCATCATCTG ATTCTGTCAAAGGCTGCTAATGATGCCGTCATGGAAACCATTGATCCGGAGATCACTGCAACTTGCAAAGATCTTGGAGCTGTTAAGAAAGTTTTTCAGCTTGCCCTTCTATGCACCAAGAGACACCCATCGGATCGACCAACAATGCATGAAGTGACACGAGTTCTAGGAAGCCTAATGCCATTGGAACCCCCAGCAAAGCAACCAACCACAATCCCACCGGCACCACTTTCATCTACCAAGGTCACTTCTTACATGGATGAGTATGCAAATCTCAAGACTCCACACTTAGTCAATTGCCCATCTATGAGTACCTCAGATGCACAACTTTTCATCAACTTTGGAGAGGTTATATCTCGAAACAGTGAGTGA